A window of the Microplitis mediator isolate UGA2020A chromosome 5, iyMicMedi2.1, whole genome shotgun sequence genome harbors these coding sequences:
- the LOC130668076 gene encoding guanine nucleotide-releasing factor 2 isoform X3 — MPHYDDSFLDSPIFRRRAKSYSVLKQDVPKSKTFQITAIPLLLAVTNQTKNYSSASTCSLQEVEERPSGKARGSKLARRARSFKEDFLEKFSQMRSPGINSSGGVSGSGGGGAGSGGAGNTSGVTTRAASPSSPRTPREKTTPITNDSLEKNPLRDLHIHVRQVQLALLHFRDVVSKKKLEMLPGNGTIVLDTVTTIHTVLKSYLLYENSSTLGSATNQVYQALAQLLKLCDDVLLHGDQSAPCPALDTENVTHVIGLVEDAVKNLVSLAHEKITNRQKPTPITTNNRTSGYGTELTSQRNSLPDIPLTPRERQILEQTAASSTLVRSSHSSESILRDSSPPPKPPLPDRTNISLSEENSSSTPPPLPPKRRTRAQQLLDESDGFLASSLDRCSLRSRSPEDSSSLLSASAGSLDSALNHSRDEDEIRAIMGPNNESLNDSMDLSLMATIHGLQLNGTNNCTGWDGSETSIPSTMLLGQQTPQDINPFTTGIEGKIERLSTQTQESGFVSMHSQRSSSQSYTTSSSLTSKRSSQQSSVSYNSQSYNSSMSQHQQQTSFTQQKISTDTENSIVTHKTTSHSSTKNTITTTSLSGDTDTALLEKLVNEIEALDSNGIPPALPEKRSKKRKERLPSQYDNVPENEHLSTCSLHTSSSDSPDASKPPPLPLKKRHMFQSVAYSVMAYMEMFGNCSHSTNDFISGLGTRHSVAAYNSMQAEWQQHEMSLTTTQSCSSMVHTLTNLHDGTSISISMSPTMKEMANSSLPPALPPKRSRSIRTNMTPPPISPKPASVSIHGIRTPDPVITSTPVKEIKEEQVMIAGKKDNVSPLLALNNNNINSNNNNSNRNNIINNNNNNNNNNNNNNNLTLDSRSSSRPASNALSSISVDENTLELRDIDQDDGILEELDINKYLVFKKPEEDGPDIRGGHPDALLIHATKANKHDFLYQEAFLTTYRTFMSPLELIQKLHKRHQRFSCSGDIVKQRAAREAFSLLVRVVSDLTMSDLDDVLLQTLMEFVQQLVCGGDLTMAKALRVKILEKHALKQLQSAQPILSSLSVSTKQASLLDFKSEQIAEQMTLLDAELFMKIEIPEVLIWAQEQNEERSPNLTRFTEHFNKMSYWARSRILEHRMENEAKDREKYVVKFIKIMKHLRKINNFNSYLALLSALDSAPIRRLEWQKHITEGLKEYCALIDSSSSFRAYRQALAETQPPCIPYIGLVLQDLTFVHIGNSDLLPDGTINFSKRWQQFNIVENMKRFKKGTYSFKKNERIITFFNNFSDFLCEEAMWQISESIKPRGGKKPQSQN; from the exons aagTAGAGGAGCGTCCCAGTGGAAAAGCACGCGGCAGCAAACTCGCCCGACGTGCGCGCTCCTTCAAAGAGGATTTTctggaaaaattttcccaGATGCGTTCACCGGGGATAAATTCCAGTGGGGGTGTTAGCGGAAGTGGAGGGGGTGGTGCTGGAAGCGGTGGTGCTGGTAACACCAGTGGTGTTACGACACGAGCTGCATCACCCTCATCACCCCGCACACCACGTGAAAAAACTACCCCTATTACTAACGATagtcttgaaaaaaatcctcTACGTGATCTTCATATACATGTAAGACAAGTTCAGCTGGCTTTACTGCATTTTCGTGATGTTGTGTCGAAGAAAAAGTTGGAAATGTTACCAGGCAATGGCACCATTGTTTTAGACACCGTTACAACAATACACACTGTACTAAAATCTTATCTTCTCTATGAGAAtag TTCAACTTTGGGCTCAGCCACAAATCAAGTTTACCAAGCCCTAGCACAACTTCTAAAACTTTGTGACGACGTGCTGTTGCACGGTGATCAATCTGCTCCATGCCCGGCTTTAGATACTGAAAACGTGACCCATGTTATAGGATTAGTTGAGGATGCTGTTAAGAATTTAGTTAGTTTGGCACATGAGAAAATAACTAATCGACAAAAACCAACACCCATTACAACTAACAACAG aacatCAGGTTACGGTACAGAATTAACGTCTCAACGGAATTCACTTCCTGACATTCCACTAACACCACGAGAAAGACAAATTCTCGAACAAACAGCGGCTTCAAGTACGTTAGTACGTAGTTCCCATAGCTCTGAGTCAATCCTGAGGGATTCTAGTCCACCACCAAAACCACCACTTCCAGACAG GACGAATATAAGTCTGTCAGAGGAGAATAGTTCTTCAACACCACCACCTCTACCACCAAAAAGAAGAACACGAGCTCAGCAATTGTTGGACGAGTCAGATGGTTTCTTGGCATCAAGCCTCGACCGGTGTTCATTAAGAAGCCGGTCTCCTGAGGATTCTTCATCGCTTCTCAGTGCGTCCGCAGGAAGTCTAGACTCTGCGTTAAATCACTCGAGGGACGAAGATGAAATCCGCGCTATTATGGGCCCTAATAACGAGTCTTTGAACGACAGCatggatttaagtttgatggCAACTATTCACG GTCTACAATTAAACGGAACAAACAATTGTACTGGATGGGATGGTTCTGAAACAAGTATACCGAGTACAATGCTGTTGGGTCAGCAAACACCACAAGATATAAACCCATTCACAACTG GTATTGAAGGAAAAATAGAAAGACTGTCTACACAAACCCAAGAATCGGGTTTTGTGTCAATGCACTCACAACGTAGTTCATCGCAAAGTTACACCACGAGCTCAAGCTTGACATCAAAAAGATCCTCTCAACAAAGTAGTGTCAGTTATAATTCACAGTCTTATAACTCGTCTATGTCTCAGCACCAACAGCAGACGTCATTTACCCAGCAAAAAATTTCCACAGACACCGAGAACTCGATCGTGACGCACAAAACAACGTCCCATAGTTCAACAAAAAATACTATCACTACAACCAGTTTAAGTGGCGATACTGACACCGCATTGCTGGAAAAATTGGTAAAT gaaatagAAGCGTTGGATTCAAATGGAATACCACCAGCTTTACCAGAGAAACGATCAAAGAAACGTAAAGAGCGTTTGCCATCACAGTACGACAATGTACCAGAAAATGAACACTTATCAACCTGCAGTCTACACACAAGCTCGAGTGACAGCCCAGACGCAAGTAAACCACCGCCTTTGCCTCTCAAGAAACGTCACa TGTTCCAATCAGTGGCATATTCCG TAATGGCATACATGGAAATGTTTGGAAACTGTTCGCACAGTACGAACGATTTTATATCCGGGCTCGGCACGCGACATTCCGTAGCTGCTTATAATTCAATGCAAGCTGAGTGGCAACAGCACGAAATGTCTCTTACCACAACTCAATCTTGTTCTTCAATGGTTCACACTTTAACTAATTTACACGATGGAACAAG cataTCAATCAGTATGAGCCCAACGATGAAAGAAATGGCAAATTCTAGTCTACCACCAGCATTACCGCCAAAAAGATCCCGATCCATTAGAACGAACATGACGCCCCCGCCGATATCACCAAAGCCCGCGTCTGTTAGTATTCATGGTATACGTACACCAGATCCAGTTATAACATCTACCCCcgttaaagaaataaaagaggAACAAGTCATGATAGCTGGCAAGAAGGATAATGTATCTCCGTTACTTGccttgaataataataacatcaatagcaacaataataatagcaatCGTAATAacattatcaataataacaataataacaacaataataataataataacaataatttgacATTGGACTCGCGATCATCATCAAGACCAGCAAGTAATGCGCTTTCCTCAATTTCCGTTGATGAAAATACGTTAGAATTGAGGGATATTGATCAGGATGATGGGATTCTTGAGGAATTAgacattaataaatatctagTCTTTAAAAAACCTGAAGAAGATGGCCCGGATATTAGAGGCGGTCATCCGGATGCTCTATTAATTCATGCTACTAAAGCTAATAAACATg atttCCTGTATCAGGAAGCATTTTTAACGACATATAGAACATTTATGTCACCATTAgaacttattcaaaaattacataaacgTCATCAGAGATTTTCGTGCTCAGGTGATATTGTTAAACAACGAGCAGCACGTGAGGCTTTTTCATTACTCGTACGAGTTGTCAGTGATTTAAC tATGTCTGATTTAGATGACGTATTACTTCAAACATTGATGGAGTTTGTTCAACAATTAGTTTGTGGCGGTGATTTAACAATGGCGAAAGCATTGAGAGTTAAAATACTTGAGAAACATGCATTGAAACAATTACAATCAGCTCAACCAATTTTATCATCACTCAGTGTATCAACAAAACAAGCATCACTACTTGACTTCAAAAGCGAACAAATTGCTGAACAAATGACTCTACTTGACGctgaattatttatgaaaatagaAATACCCGAAGTATTAATTTGGGCGCAAGAACAGAATGAAGAGCGCAGTCCAAACTTGACCCGATTTACGGAACACTTTAATAAAATGTCTTATTGGGCACGATCACGAATTCTCGAGCACCGAATGGAAAATGAAGCCAAGGATCGTGAGAAATACgttgttaaatttataaaaataatgaaacacttgagaaaaataaataatttcaatagtTATCTCGCTTTATTGTCAGCACTTGACAGTGCTCCAATAAGACGTCTCGAATGGCAAAAACATATTACTGAAGGTCTTAAAGAATATTGTGCTTTGATCGATAGTTCAAGTAGTTTTCGGGCATATCGACAAGCACTTGCTGAAACACAACCGCCTTGTATACCTTATAT tgGATTAGTACTTCAAGATTTGACTTTTGTGCATATTGGTAACAGTGATTTATTACCAGACGGTactatcaatttttcaaaacgatgGCAACAGTTTAATATTGTAGAAAACATGAAGAGGTTTAAGAAAGG gacATATTCATTCAAGAAAAATGAGCGAATCATAACATTCTTCAATAACTTCAGTGATTTCCTTTGCGAAGAAGCCATGTGGCAAATATCTGAGAGCATAAAACCACGTGGAGGAAAAAAACCACAATCACAAAACTAA
- the LOC130668076 gene encoding guanine nucleotide-releasing factor 2 isoform X5, translating into MAATPKLDKYSEVEERPSGKARGSKLARRARSFKEDFLEKFSQMRSPGINSSGGVSGSGGGGAGSGGAGNTSGVTTRAASPSSPRTPREKTTPITNDSLEKNPLRDLHIHVRQVQLALLHFRDVVSKKKLEMLPGNGTIVLDTVTTIHTVLKSYLLYENSSTLGSATNQVYQALAQLLKLCDDVLLHGDQSAPCPALDTENVTHVIGLVEDAVKNLVSLAHEKITNRQKPTPITTNNRTSGYGTELTSQRNSLPDIPLTPRERQILEQTAASSTLVRSSHSSESILRDSSPPPKPPLPDRTNISLSEENSSSTPPPLPPKRRTRAQQLLDESDGFLASSLDRCSLRSRSPEDSSSLLSASAGSLDSALNHSRDEDEIRAIMGPNNESLNDSMDLSLMATIHGLQLNGTNNCTGWDGSETSIPSTMLLGQQTPQDINPFTTGIEGKIERLSTQTQESGFVSMHSQRSSSQSYTTSSSLTSKRSSQQSSVSYNSQSYNSSMSQHQQQTSFTQQKISTDTENSIVTHKTTSHSSTKNTITTTSLSGDTDTALLEKLVNEIEALDSNGIPPALPEKRSKKRKERLPSQYDNVPENEHLSTCSLHTSSSDSPDASKPPPLPLKKRHMFQSVAYSVMAYMEMFGNCSHSTNDFISGLGTRHSVAAYNSMQAEWQQHEMSLTTTQSCSSMVHTLTNLHDGTSISISMSPTMKEMANSSLPPALPPKRSRSIRTNMTPPPISPKPASVSIHGIRTPDPVITSTPVKEIKEEQVMIAGKKDNVSPLLALNNNNINSNNNNSNRNNIINNNNNNNNNNNNNNNLTLDSRSSSRPASNALSSISVDENTLELRDIDQDDGILEELDINKYLVFKKPEEDGPDIRGGHPDALLIHATKANKHDEKESDFLYQEAFLTTYRTFMSPLELIQKLHKRHQRFSCSGDIVKQRAAREAFSLLVRVVSDLTMSDLDDVLLQTLMEFVQQLVCGGDLTMAKALRVKILEKHALKQLQSAQPILSSLSVSTKQASLLDFKSEQIAEQMTLLDAELFMKIEIPEVLIWAQEQNEERSPNLTRFTEHFNKMSYWARSRILEHRMENEAKDREKYVVKFIKIMKHLRKINNFNSYLALLSALDSAPIRRLEWQKHITEGLKEYCALIDSSSSFRAYRQALAETQPPCIPYIGLVLQDLTFVHIGNSDLLPDGTINFSKRWQQFNIVENMKRFKKGTYSFKKNERIITFFNNFSDFLCEEAMWQISESIKPRGGKKPQSQN; encoded by the exons aagTAGAGGAGCGTCCCAGTGGAAAAGCACGCGGCAGCAAACTCGCCCGACGTGCGCGCTCCTTCAAAGAGGATTTTctggaaaaattttcccaGATGCGTTCACCGGGGATAAATTCCAGTGGGGGTGTTAGCGGAAGTGGAGGGGGTGGTGCTGGAAGCGGTGGTGCTGGTAACACCAGTGGTGTTACGACACGAGCTGCATCACCCTCATCACCCCGCACACCACGTGAAAAAACTACCCCTATTACTAACGATagtcttgaaaaaaatcctcTACGTGATCTTCATATACATGTAAGACAAGTTCAGCTGGCTTTACTGCATTTTCGTGATGTTGTGTCGAAGAAAAAGTTGGAAATGTTACCAGGCAATGGCACCATTGTTTTAGACACCGTTACAACAATACACACTGTACTAAAATCTTATCTTCTCTATGAGAAtag TTCAACTTTGGGCTCAGCCACAAATCAAGTTTACCAAGCCCTAGCACAACTTCTAAAACTTTGTGACGACGTGCTGTTGCACGGTGATCAATCTGCTCCATGCCCGGCTTTAGATACTGAAAACGTGACCCATGTTATAGGATTAGTTGAGGATGCTGTTAAGAATTTAGTTAGTTTGGCACATGAGAAAATAACTAATCGACAAAAACCAACACCCATTACAACTAACAACAG aacatCAGGTTACGGTACAGAATTAACGTCTCAACGGAATTCACTTCCTGACATTCCACTAACACCACGAGAAAGACAAATTCTCGAACAAACAGCGGCTTCAAGTACGTTAGTACGTAGTTCCCATAGCTCTGAGTCAATCCTGAGGGATTCTAGTCCACCACCAAAACCACCACTTCCAGACAG GACGAATATAAGTCTGTCAGAGGAGAATAGTTCTTCAACACCACCACCTCTACCACCAAAAAGAAGAACACGAGCTCAGCAATTGTTGGACGAGTCAGATGGTTTCTTGGCATCAAGCCTCGACCGGTGTTCATTAAGAAGCCGGTCTCCTGAGGATTCTTCATCGCTTCTCAGTGCGTCCGCAGGAAGTCTAGACTCTGCGTTAAATCACTCGAGGGACGAAGATGAAATCCGCGCTATTATGGGCCCTAATAACGAGTCTTTGAACGACAGCatggatttaagtttgatggCAACTATTCACG GTCTACAATTAAACGGAACAAACAATTGTACTGGATGGGATGGTTCTGAAACAAGTATACCGAGTACAATGCTGTTGGGTCAGCAAACACCACAAGATATAAACCCATTCACAACTG GTATTGAAGGAAAAATAGAAAGACTGTCTACACAAACCCAAGAATCGGGTTTTGTGTCAATGCACTCACAACGTAGTTCATCGCAAAGTTACACCACGAGCTCAAGCTTGACATCAAAAAGATCCTCTCAACAAAGTAGTGTCAGTTATAATTCACAGTCTTATAACTCGTCTATGTCTCAGCACCAACAGCAGACGTCATTTACCCAGCAAAAAATTTCCACAGACACCGAGAACTCGATCGTGACGCACAAAACAACGTCCCATAGTTCAACAAAAAATACTATCACTACAACCAGTTTAAGTGGCGATACTGACACCGCATTGCTGGAAAAATTGGTAAAT gaaatagAAGCGTTGGATTCAAATGGAATACCACCAGCTTTACCAGAGAAACGATCAAAGAAACGTAAAGAGCGTTTGCCATCACAGTACGACAATGTACCAGAAAATGAACACTTATCAACCTGCAGTCTACACACAAGCTCGAGTGACAGCCCAGACGCAAGTAAACCACCGCCTTTGCCTCTCAAGAAACGTCACa TGTTCCAATCAGTGGCATATTCCG TAATGGCATACATGGAAATGTTTGGAAACTGTTCGCACAGTACGAACGATTTTATATCCGGGCTCGGCACGCGACATTCCGTAGCTGCTTATAATTCAATGCAAGCTGAGTGGCAACAGCACGAAATGTCTCTTACCACAACTCAATCTTGTTCTTCAATGGTTCACACTTTAACTAATTTACACGATGGAACAAG cataTCAATCAGTATGAGCCCAACGATGAAAGAAATGGCAAATTCTAGTCTACCACCAGCATTACCGCCAAAAAGATCCCGATCCATTAGAACGAACATGACGCCCCCGCCGATATCACCAAAGCCCGCGTCTGTTAGTATTCATGGTATACGTACACCAGATCCAGTTATAACATCTACCCCcgttaaagaaataaaagaggAACAAGTCATGATAGCTGGCAAGAAGGATAATGTATCTCCGTTACTTGccttgaataataataacatcaatagcaacaataataatagcaatCGTAATAacattatcaataataacaataataacaacaataataataataataacaataatttgacATTGGACTCGCGATCATCATCAAGACCAGCAAGTAATGCGCTTTCCTCAATTTCCGTTGATGAAAATACGTTAGAATTGAGGGATATTGATCAGGATGATGGGATTCTTGAGGAATTAgacattaataaatatctagTCTTTAAAAAACCTGAAGAAGATGGCCCGGATATTAGAGGCGGTCATCCGGATGCTCTATTAATTCATGCTACTAAAGCTAATAAACATg ATGAAAAAGAATCag atttCCTGTATCAGGAAGCATTTTTAACGACATATAGAACATTTATGTCACCATTAgaacttattcaaaaattacataaacgTCATCAGAGATTTTCGTGCTCAGGTGATATTGTTAAACAACGAGCAGCACGTGAGGCTTTTTCATTACTCGTACGAGTTGTCAGTGATTTAAC tATGTCTGATTTAGATGACGTATTACTTCAAACATTGATGGAGTTTGTTCAACAATTAGTTTGTGGCGGTGATTTAACAATGGCGAAAGCATTGAGAGTTAAAATACTTGAGAAACATGCATTGAAACAATTACAATCAGCTCAACCAATTTTATCATCACTCAGTGTATCAACAAAACAAGCATCACTACTTGACTTCAAAAGCGAACAAATTGCTGAACAAATGACTCTACTTGACGctgaattatttatgaaaatagaAATACCCGAAGTATTAATTTGGGCGCAAGAACAGAATGAAGAGCGCAGTCCAAACTTGACCCGATTTACGGAACACTTTAATAAAATGTCTTATTGGGCACGATCACGAATTCTCGAGCACCGAATGGAAAATGAAGCCAAGGATCGTGAGAAATACgttgttaaatttataaaaataatgaaacacttgagaaaaataaataatttcaatagtTATCTCGCTTTATTGTCAGCACTTGACAGTGCTCCAATAAGACGTCTCGAATGGCAAAAACATATTACTGAAGGTCTTAAAGAATATTGTGCTTTGATCGATAGTTCAAGTAGTTTTCGGGCATATCGACAAGCACTTGCTGAAACACAACCGCCTTGTATACCTTATAT tgGATTAGTACTTCAAGATTTGACTTTTGTGCATATTGGTAACAGTGATTTATTACCAGACGGTactatcaatttttcaaaacgatgGCAACAGTTTAATATTGTAGAAAACATGAAGAGGTTTAAGAAAGG gacATATTCATTCAAGAAAAATGAGCGAATCATAACATTCTTCAATAACTTCAGTGATTTCCTTTGCGAAGAAGCCATGTGGCAAATATCTGAGAGCATAAAACCACGTGGAGGAAAAAAACCACAATCACAAAACTAA